The following proteins come from a genomic window of Macaca fascicularis isolate 582-1 chromosome 8, T2T-MFA8v1.1:
- the PBK gene encoding lymphokine-activated killer T-cell-originated protein kinase isoform X2: MEGISNFKTPCKLSEKKKSVLNSTPTINIPASPFMQKLGFGTGVNVYLMKRSPRGLSHSPWAVKKINPICNDHYRSVYQKRLMDEAKILKSLHHPNIVGYRAFTEASDGSLCLAMEYGGEKSLNDLIEERYKASRDPFPAAIILKVALNMARGLKYLHQEKKLLHGDIKSSNVVIKGDFETIKICDVGVSLPLDENMTVTDPEACYIGTEPWKPKEALEENGVITDKADIFAFGLTLWEMMTLSIPHVNLSNDDDDEDKTFDESDFDDEAYYAALGTRPPINMEELNESYQKVIELFSVCTNEDPKDRPSAAHIVGALETDV; this comes from the exons ATGGAAGGGATCAGTAATTTCAAGACACCATgcaaattatcagaaaaaaagaaatctg TATTAAATTCAACTCCAACTATAAATATCCCTGCCTCTCCATTTATGCAGAAGCTTGGCTTTGGTACTGGGGTAAACGTTTACCTTATGAAAAG atcTCCAAGAGGTTTGTCTCATTCTCCTTGGGCTGTAAAAAAGATTAATCCTATATGTAATGATCATTATCGAAGTGTGTATCAAAAGAGACTAATGGATGAAGCTAAGATTTTGAAAAGCCTTCATCATCCAAACATTGTTG GTTATCGTGCTTTTACTGAAGCCAGTGATGGCAGTCTGTGTCTTGCTATGGAATATGGAGGTGAAAAGTCTCTAAATGACTTAATAGAAGAACGATATAAAGCCAGCCGAGATCCTTTTCCAGCagccataattttaaaagttgctttGAATATGGCAAGAGGGTTAAAG taTCTGCACCAAGAAAAGAAATTGCTTCATGGAGACATAAAGTCTTCAAATGTTGTAATTAAAGGAGATTTTGAAACAATTAAAATCTGTGATGTAGGAGTCTCTCTACCACTGGATGAAAATATGACTG TGACTGACCCTGAGGCTTGTTACATTGGCACAGAGCCATGGAAACCCAAAGAAGCTTTGGAGGAGAATGGTGTTATTACTGACAAGGCAGACATATTTGCCTTTGGCCTTACTCTGTGGGAAATGATGACTTTATCGATTCCACACGTTAATCTTtcaaatgatgatgatgatgaag ATAAAACTTTTGATGAAAGTGATTTTGATGATGAAGCATACTATGCAGCCCTGGGAACTAGGCCACCTATTAATATGGAAGAACTCAATGAATCATACCAGAAAGTAATTGAACTCTTTTCTGTATGCACTAATGAAGACCCTAAAGATCGTCCTTCTGCTGCACACATTGTTGGGGCTCTGGAAACAGATGTCTAG
- the PBK gene encoding lymphokine-activated killer T-cell-originated protein kinase isoform X1 translates to MTGLRVVVTMEGISNFKTPCKLSEKKKSVLNSTPTINIPASPFMQKLGFGTGVNVYLMKRSPRGLSHSPWAVKKINPICNDHYRSVYQKRLMDEAKILKSLHHPNIVGYRAFTEASDGSLCLAMEYGGEKSLNDLIEERYKASRDPFPAAIILKVALNMARGLKYLHQEKKLLHGDIKSSNVVIKGDFETIKICDVGVSLPLDENMTVTDPEACYIGTEPWKPKEALEENGVITDKADIFAFGLTLWEMMTLSIPHVNLSNDDDDEDKTFDESDFDDEAYYAALGTRPPINMEELNESYQKVIELFSVCTNEDPKDRPSAAHIVGALETDV, encoded by the exons atgacag GACTGAGAGTGGTTGTCACAATGGAAGGGATCAGTAATTTCAAGACACCATgcaaattatcagaaaaaaagaaatctg TATTAAATTCAACTCCAACTATAAATATCCCTGCCTCTCCATTTATGCAGAAGCTTGGCTTTGGTACTGGGGTAAACGTTTACCTTATGAAAAG atcTCCAAGAGGTTTGTCTCATTCTCCTTGGGCTGTAAAAAAGATTAATCCTATATGTAATGATCATTATCGAAGTGTGTATCAAAAGAGACTAATGGATGAAGCTAAGATTTTGAAAAGCCTTCATCATCCAAACATTGTTG GTTATCGTGCTTTTACTGAAGCCAGTGATGGCAGTCTGTGTCTTGCTATGGAATATGGAGGTGAAAAGTCTCTAAATGACTTAATAGAAGAACGATATAAAGCCAGCCGAGATCCTTTTCCAGCagccataattttaaaagttgctttGAATATGGCAAGAGGGTTAAAG taTCTGCACCAAGAAAAGAAATTGCTTCATGGAGACATAAAGTCTTCAAATGTTGTAATTAAAGGAGATTTTGAAACAATTAAAATCTGTGATGTAGGAGTCTCTCTACCACTGGATGAAAATATGACTG TGACTGACCCTGAGGCTTGTTACATTGGCACAGAGCCATGGAAACCCAAAGAAGCTTTGGAGGAGAATGGTGTTATTACTGACAAGGCAGACATATTTGCCTTTGGCCTTACTCTGTGGGAAATGATGACTTTATCGATTCCACACGTTAATCTTtcaaatgatgatgatgatgaag ATAAAACTTTTGATGAAAGTGATTTTGATGATGAAGCATACTATGCAGCCCTGGGAACTAGGCCACCTATTAATATGGAAGAACTCAATGAATCATACCAGAAAGTAATTGAACTCTTTTCTGTATGCACTAATGAAGACCCTAAAGATCGTCCTTCTGCTGCACACATTGTTGGGGCTCTGGAAACAGATGTCTAG
- the PBK gene encoding lymphokine-activated killer T-cell-originated protein kinase isoform X3 — MDEAKILKSLHHPNIVGYRAFTEASDGSLCLAMEYGGEKSLNDLIEERYKASRDPFPAAIILKVALNMARGLKYLHQEKKLLHGDIKSSNVVIKGDFETIKICDVGVSLPLDENMTVTDPEACYIGTEPWKPKEALEENGVITDKADIFAFGLTLWEMMTLSIPHVNLSNDDDDEDKTFDESDFDDEAYYAALGTRPPINMEELNESYQKVIELFSVCTNEDPKDRPSAAHIVGALETDV, encoded by the exons ATGGATGAAGCTAAGATTTTGAAAAGCCTTCATCATCCAAACATTGTTG GTTATCGTGCTTTTACTGAAGCCAGTGATGGCAGTCTGTGTCTTGCTATGGAATATGGAGGTGAAAAGTCTCTAAATGACTTAATAGAAGAACGATATAAAGCCAGCCGAGATCCTTTTCCAGCagccataattttaaaagttgctttGAATATGGCAAGAGGGTTAAAG taTCTGCACCAAGAAAAGAAATTGCTTCATGGAGACATAAAGTCTTCAAATGTTGTAATTAAAGGAGATTTTGAAACAATTAAAATCTGTGATGTAGGAGTCTCTCTACCACTGGATGAAAATATGACTG TGACTGACCCTGAGGCTTGTTACATTGGCACAGAGCCATGGAAACCCAAAGAAGCTTTGGAGGAGAATGGTGTTATTACTGACAAGGCAGACATATTTGCCTTTGGCCTTACTCTGTGGGAAATGATGACTTTATCGATTCCACACGTTAATCTTtcaaatgatgatgatgatgaag ATAAAACTTTTGATGAAAGTGATTTTGATGATGAAGCATACTATGCAGCCCTGGGAACTAGGCCACCTATTAATATGGAAGAACTCAATGAATCATACCAGAAAGTAATTGAACTCTTTTCTGTATGCACTAATGAAGACCCTAAAGATCGTCCTTCTGCTGCACACATTGTTGGGGCTCTGGAAACAGATGTCTAG